One Williamsia phyllosphaerae DNA segment encodes these proteins:
- a CDS encoding Rv3654c family TadE-like protein, whose amino-acid sequence MTPVHTLRRWRARVMNDERGVATVFGAWLIVGLVSLVVAVVFVGSAVVARHRVQSVADLAALAAAQRAMLAQDDPCGAARTLAATSPVTIARCRADGADVVVVATTDVDLGPFGVRQARAVARAGPTN is encoded by the coding sequence GTGACGCCCGTCCACACCCTGCGCCGATGGCGCGCACGGGTGATGAACGACGAACGGGGTGTTGCCACCGTGTTCGGCGCCTGGTTGATCGTCGGACTCGTCAGCCTGGTGGTCGCGGTGGTGTTCGTCGGGTCGGCGGTGGTGGCCCGACACCGGGTCCAGTCGGTGGCCGATCTCGCCGCCCTCGCCGCCGCACAACGGGCGATGCTGGCGCAGGACGATCCCTGTGGTGCCGCACGGACGCTCGCCGCGACCTCGCCGGTGACGATCGCGCGATGCCGTGCCGACGGTGCGGACGTCGTCGTCGTGGCCACGACGGATGTCGACCTCGGGCCGTTCGGTGTCCGGCAGGCGCGTGCCGTCGCGCGCGCAGGACCCACCAACTAG
- a CDS encoding Lrp/AsnC family transcriptional regulator, translating to MTRRGDPSEPVPPYVADDIDRAILRLLQLDARRPFSAMAAELEVSDQTVARRYQRLRARAGVRVVAVTQPNINTERMSLFRIRVSHDLDTVAANLARRDDTAWVNVVSGPSGLELTVMVYRDRTAHGEFALMKRLSDLPDVVSVTAQSCLHMFFGGPDSLLTKPDVATSAAPTVDETWPHRVPVDLEDPDRRLLAALTVDGRAGVGQLSQASGLSQETVSRRLEMFVRNGILYFDIDFDAELLGLRSSVSLWITVAPSAVDDAGRALATHAEVSFAAATTGSTNLYATAHCTGTDELYRYLTGAAARLPGLRAVETAPLVRSVKRAGRDPLL from the coding sequence GTGACGCGACGCGGCGACCCTTCGGAGCCTGTGCCTCCCTATGTCGCCGACGACATCGACCGGGCCATCCTGCGTCTGCTCCAACTCGATGCTCGGCGTCCCTTCTCGGCGATGGCAGCAGAACTCGAGGTGTCGGATCAGACGGTGGCTCGTCGGTATCAGCGTCTGCGGGCCAGGGCGGGGGTGCGGGTTGTCGCAGTCACCCAACCCAACATCAACACCGAGCGGATGTCGCTGTTCCGGATCAGGGTCTCGCACGATCTGGACACCGTCGCCGCCAATCTCGCGCGTCGGGACGACACGGCATGGGTGAACGTCGTGAGCGGGCCGAGCGGACTGGAACTCACCGTGATGGTCTACCGCGACCGCACCGCCCACGGGGAGTTCGCTCTGATGAAACGACTCTCGGACCTCCCCGACGTCGTCTCGGTGACGGCTCAGTCCTGTCTGCACATGTTCTTCGGAGGCCCCGACAGCCTGCTCACGAAACCCGATGTCGCCACGTCTGCCGCCCCGACAGTCGACGAGACGTGGCCCCACCGGGTCCCCGTCGACCTCGAGGACCCCGATCGACGACTCCTGGCCGCGTTGACCGTTGACGGCCGCGCCGGTGTCGGGCAACTGAGTCAGGCCAGCGGTTTGTCCCAGGAAACGGTCAGTCGGCGTCTGGAGATGTTCGTCCGGAACGGAATCCTCTATTTCGACATCGACTTCGACGCCGAGCTGTTGGGGCTGCGCTCCTCGGTGAGTCTGTGGATCACCGTGGCGCCGTCTGCCGTCGACGATGCGGGCCGCGCACTCGCGACGCACGCCGAGGTCAGCTTCGCCGCCGCGACGACCGGGTCGACGAACCTCTACGCCACCGCCCACTGCACCGGTACCGACGAGCTGTACCGCTACCTCACGGGCGCGGCCGCGCGGCTCCCCGGTCTGCGCGCCGTCGAGACCGCGCCGCTCGTCAGGAGCGTGAAGAGGGCGGGCCGCGACCCCCTGCTCTGA
- a CDS encoding glycosyltransferase, translating into MPTEELSRTEKSTVAVIVAAYNEEKFILDTLRALDQQRWDDVIHRDVLGSPRIIIVDNNSTDRTAEIVAEHIESNPRFPVELITEKQKGLGYAIDTAARHAIDTGAALVARTDADTIPDTEWLSELIRPLLDGKRLVGGRLRARTDEGFTNVVFNAIGVAWRLGHGVEWWRTRKEPDERRRSFAVCGPNLAFDAEIYRESGGFPRVSMDDADEDIILQRRVRAITGSAGIALAQRAVVYISLRRLHAFGIKDFVTWYSTKDRDTTGKQVDVR; encoded by the coding sequence ATGCCCACCGAAGAACTCAGCAGGACAGAGAAATCCACCGTCGCCGTGATCGTGGCGGCGTACAACGAGGAGAAGTTCATCCTCGACACGTTGCGCGCGCTCGACCAGCAGCGCTGGGACGACGTCATCCATCGCGATGTGCTGGGGAGTCCACGGATCATCATCGTGGACAACAACAGCACCGACCGGACCGCGGAGATCGTCGCCGAGCACATCGAGTCGAATCCGCGGTTCCCCGTCGAGCTGATCACCGAGAAGCAGAAGGGGCTCGGCTACGCGATCGACACCGCGGCCCGCCACGCCATCGACACCGGCGCCGCGCTCGTCGCGCGGACCGACGCCGACACCATCCCGGACACCGAGTGGCTCTCCGAGCTGATCCGGCCTCTGCTCGACGGCAAGCGCCTCGTCGGCGGCCGACTGCGGGCGCGCACCGACGAGGGCTTCACCAACGTCGTGTTCAACGCGATCGGCGTCGCCTGGCGCCTGGGGCACGGTGTCGAGTGGTGGCGTACCCGTAAGGAGCCCGACGAGCGTCGGCGCAGCTTCGCCGTGTGCGGGCCGAACCTTGCGTTCGATGCCGAGATCTACCGCGAGAGTGGCGGTTTCCCGCGGGTGTCGATGGACGACGCCGACGAGGACATCATCCTGCAGCGCCGGGTCCGCGCCATCACCGGTTCGGCCGGCATCGCGCTGGCACAGAGGGCGGTCGTCTACATCTCGCTGCGCCGCCTGCACGCGTTCGGAATCAAGGACTTCGTGACCTGGTACAGCACCAAGGACCGCGACACCACCGGCAAGCAGGTCGACGTCCGCTGA
- a CDS encoding TadA family conjugal transfer-associated ATPase encodes MTGLTDQRADLLVRVRERLASESADPTPQVMADAIRAESGGVLGDTDLLEALRFLQTELVGAGRLEELLADPDVADILVVGPDQVWVDRGIGLRRSDVRFTDDAAVRRLAVRLALGAGKRLDDAAPWVDGQLSNVGRRGYSVRLHAVIPPISVDGTCLSLRVLRPVTQHLAALVDRGAIPPEIAATMSSIIDARLAFLIVGGTGAGKTTMLSAMLGRVDPAERILCVEDAVELAPDHPHVVRLVARTANVEGVGAVAVRDLVRQALRMRPDRIVVGEVRGAEVVDLLTALNTGHEGCAGTLHANSTTEVPARMEALAALGGMDRAALHSQLAAAVHVVIGVARDADGRRGVSEIGLVTRGADGLVRIAPVWLRDNGFTDARADLDRLLSSRSTRTVSEPGSR; translated from the coding sequence ATGACCGGACTCACCGATCAGCGTGCGGACCTGCTGGTCCGCGTGCGCGAGCGGCTGGCGTCGGAGTCCGCTGACCCCACCCCACAGGTGATGGCGGACGCGATCCGCGCCGAGTCCGGGGGAGTGCTCGGCGACACCGATCTGCTCGAGGCCCTGCGATTCCTGCAGACCGAGCTCGTGGGGGCCGGGCGTCTCGAGGAGCTGTTGGCCGATCCCGACGTCGCCGACATCCTGGTCGTCGGTCCGGATCAGGTGTGGGTCGATCGCGGGATCGGGCTGCGCCGCAGCGACGTCCGCTTCACCGACGACGCGGCGGTGCGCCGTCTGGCCGTCCGCCTCGCGCTGGGGGCGGGCAAACGACTCGACGACGCCGCACCCTGGGTCGACGGCCAGCTGAGCAACGTCGGCCGCCGCGGATACAGCGTTCGACTGCACGCGGTGATCCCGCCGATCAGCGTCGACGGGACGTGCCTGTCGCTGCGGGTGCTCCGGCCGGTGACACAGCATCTCGCCGCTCTGGTCGACCGTGGTGCCATCCCGCCGGAGATCGCCGCGACCATGTCGTCGATCATCGACGCCCGTCTGGCGTTCCTGATCGTCGGCGGCACCGGTGCAGGCAAGACGACCATGTTGTCGGCGATGCTGGGGCGGGTGGATCCGGCCGAGCGGATCCTTTGTGTCGAGGACGCGGTCGAGCTCGCGCCGGACCATCCGCACGTCGTCCGACTGGTCGCGCGGACCGCGAACGTCGAGGGGGTCGGCGCGGTCGCTGTCCGCGACCTGGTCCGGCAGGCCCTGCGGATGCGACCCGACCGGATCGTCGTCGGCGAGGTGCGCGGTGCCGAGGTCGTCGACCTGCTCACCGCCCTCAACACCGGTCACGAGGGATGTGCCGGGACGCTGCACGCGAACTCGACCACCGAGGTGCCCGCACGCATGGAAGCGCTCGCCGCTCTCGGCGGCATGGACCGCGCCGCGCTGCACAGTCAGCTCGCCGCCGCGGTCCACGTCGTCATCGGCGTCGCGCGCGACGCCGACGGGCGCCGCGGGGTGTCGGAGATCGGTCTCGTCACGCGTGGCGCCGACGGACTGGTCCGGATCGCACCGGTCTGGCTGCGGGACAACGGCTTCACCGACGCTCGCGCCGACCTCGACCGACTCCTCTCGTCCCGGTCGACGCGGACGGTGTCGGAACCGGGCTCGCGATGA
- a CDS encoding glycosyltransferase family 2 protein codes for MFRREDGLPLGKRAIRAGSNRLTVMMPARNAAKTIQRAVVSTLRAMPEDAVLLVLDDASEDETPDIVRRLARKDSRLGLLGGGDKALGIPGASNALLENSDTPLFARMDADDITLPGRFTRQLKAIENADFNFCSTVFHGPGRWTLEPVPVLSSNKESSLRELLVHDPFFHSALLGRREVMDEMDGYRDVPSEDWDLFLRLGASGGCMTRSATPGIIYRRHPTQITKRDDWKASVVENKPMSEAHDALCRYVFGEPSGAYRALAGTGATLPEVRLAETLIARVAAESAKFPRAERLSLKITTHGVLLRLHKRYAEILGDENVGAADR; via the coding sequence ATGTTTCGACGAGAGGACGGACTTCCGTTGGGGAAGCGAGCGATCCGCGCGGGCTCAAATCGTTTGACGGTCATGATGCCCGCCCGTAATGCTGCCAAAACTATTCAGCGAGCGGTGGTCTCGACACTGCGCGCAATGCCGGAAGATGCAGTGCTTCTCGTGTTGGATGACGCGAGTGAGGACGAGACCCCCGACATAGTTCGGCGGCTTGCGCGAAAGGACTCGCGACTGGGATTGCTCGGCGGCGGAGACAAAGCACTGGGAATCCCTGGCGCATCTAACGCGCTGCTCGAGAATTCCGACACGCCACTCTTCGCGCGTATGGATGCGGACGACATCACTCTGCCTGGTCGATTCACCCGTCAGCTGAAAGCAATTGAAAACGCAGATTTCAACTTTTGCTCCACCGTGTTCCACGGTCCGGGCCGGTGGACGCTTGAACCGGTGCCCGTGCTGTCCTCGAACAAGGAATCGTCGCTACGGGAACTGCTCGTACATGACCCGTTCTTCCACTCCGCGCTCTTGGGTAGGCGAGAGGTGATGGACGAGATGGACGGGTACCGCGACGTTCCATCAGAGGATTGGGACTTGTTCCTACGGCTCGGTGCGTCCGGCGGGTGCATGACGCGTTCTGCAACACCGGGCATCATCTATCGGCGTCATCCGACACAGATCACCAAGAGAGACGACTGGAAAGCGTCCGTGGTCGAGAACAAGCCAATGTCTGAGGCGCATGATGCGCTGTGCAGATATGTGTTCGGCGAACCCTCGGGCGCATACCGCGCATTAGCAGGTACCGGTGCGACGCTGCCGGAGGTGCGGCTGGCTGAAACGCTTATTGCGAGGGTCGCCGCGGAGTCGGCGAAGTTCCCCCGTGCCGAGCGGCTGTCACTGAAGATCACCACGCACGGGGTTCTACTCCGGCTACACAAGCGCTACGCCGAGATTCTAGGTGATGAGAATGTCGGCGCTGCCGATCGCTGA
- a CDS encoding alkene reductase yields MSHAFEPITIGDLTLDNRIAMAPLTRRRAYGPAHTATPMMADYYEQRASAGLIIGEAMQPSPVGQGYTFTPGMHTAAQSESWRQVTDRVHAAGGRIFGQLQHAGRNSHPDLLGGGLHPVGPSAVAADGVVRVSTTGPAIRKPYPTPRTLAIHEIVCTTADFVAAAENCMRAGFDGVELHGAYGYLIQQFLSSNANVRVDGYGTSVEGRIRFAVELVHAVADAIGSDRLALRVSPGCTASCIEEDAIDDVYLALVRELPSDLAFLDVFEFPGHRALTHAIREQWGGVLMLNPHAAYEDFPAGPAQLSVVDDGLADIVAFGTAFIANPDLVERLRLGSPLTSADESTFYLGDERGYTDYPTVQAVMPTRG; encoded by the coding sequence ATGTCACACGCATTCGAACCCATCACCATCGGTGATCTGACCCTCGACAACCGGATCGCGATGGCGCCGTTGACGCGTCGCCGCGCCTACGGCCCAGCACATACGGCCACCCCGATGATGGCGGACTACTACGAGCAACGCGCGTCGGCGGGCCTCATCATCGGAGAAGCCATGCAGCCCAGCCCGGTCGGTCAGGGCTACACGTTCACGCCCGGTATGCACACCGCCGCCCAGTCGGAATCGTGGAGACAGGTCACCGACCGCGTCCACGCGGCCGGTGGTCGGATCTTCGGCCAGCTTCAGCATGCGGGCCGCAACAGTCACCCAGATCTGCTCGGCGGCGGACTGCATCCGGTGGGGCCCTCTGCGGTCGCGGCCGACGGCGTCGTACGGGTCTCGACCACGGGGCCCGCGATCCGGAAACCGTATCCGACACCCCGGACGCTGGCGATCCACGAGATAGTCTGCACCACAGCGGACTTCGTGGCCGCCGCCGAGAACTGCATGCGTGCTGGGTTCGACGGCGTGGAACTCCATGGCGCCTACGGATACCTGATCCAGCAGTTCCTCAGCTCCAACGCCAACGTTCGGGTCGACGGATACGGGACGAGCGTCGAGGGACGCATCCGGTTCGCTGTCGAGCTCGTACACGCGGTCGCGGATGCGATCGGTTCGGATCGACTGGCGCTACGCGTCTCCCCCGGCTGCACGGCGAGCTGCATCGAGGAAGATGCGATCGACGATGTCTACCTGGCGCTCGTCCGAGAGTTGCCGAGCGACCTCGCCTTCCTCGACGTGTTCGAATTTCCCGGGCACCGTGCGCTCACCCACGCCATCCGCGAACAGTGGGGCGGCGTGCTGATGCTCAACCCCCATGCGGCGTATGAGGACTTCCCGGCGGGTCCGGCGCAACTCTCGGTCGTCGACGACGGTCTGGCCGACATCGTCGCGTTCGGGACCGCATTCATCGCCAACCCGGATCTGGTCGAGCGGCTGCGCCTCGGTTCGCCTCTGACGTCTGCGGATGAATCGACGTTCTACCTCGGTGACGAGCGCGGCTACACCGACTACCCGACCGTGCAGGCCGTCATGCCGACGCGAGGATGA
- the ssd gene encoding septum site-determining protein Ssd, with amino-acid sequence MNDHVLVMVGDDLADDVARCAAAAGYQVVTAEPDTCRRAWSDCLAVIVDARAAEDLAGLGWPRRAGVLVVGVGEVDPQLWRSALSLGAHDGYLLPEQEHDVVGALSRLRAPRSPAGAVVACLGGHGGAGASVLAAAVAMRAAGEFAGTTLLLDVDELGGGVDLLLGIEDISGLRWPDLTLESGHVFADSLHAALPRVGTDLAVLCPRRGDVRPVGIEAVTTVIEAGRENGDIVVVDLPRRATSLVDAVVESVDLVVVITSATVHGCAATREASARMAAHTERVGCVVRGPAPGGLSAQHIADAAGLPLIAGMRSERGLVAALESGALSPRPRSALSRTADRVLDRLTDAAGYVA; translated from the coding sequence ATGAACGATCACGTACTGGTCATGGTGGGCGACGATCTCGCCGACGACGTGGCCCGCTGTGCTGCCGCGGCCGGCTATCAGGTGGTCACCGCGGAGCCGGACACCTGTCGCCGGGCGTGGTCGGACTGCCTCGCGGTCATCGTCGACGCCAGGGCGGCGGAGGATCTCGCCGGGCTGGGGTGGCCGCGTCGCGCCGGGGTACTCGTGGTCGGCGTCGGAGAGGTCGACCCGCAGCTGTGGCGATCGGCGCTGTCGTTGGGTGCGCACGACGGTTACCTCCTGCCCGAGCAGGAACACGACGTGGTCGGGGCCTTGAGCCGGCTGCGGGCTCCGCGCAGCCCGGCCGGCGCGGTGGTCGCGTGCCTCGGTGGTCACGGCGGCGCGGGCGCGTCGGTGCTCGCCGCGGCGGTCGCGATGCGCGCGGCCGGGGAGTTCGCGGGCACGACGCTGCTGCTCGACGTCGACGAGCTGGGCGGGGGCGTCGACCTGCTGCTCGGCATCGAGGACATCTCCGGGCTGCGGTGGCCGGATCTGACCCTCGAGAGCGGGCACGTGTTCGCCGACAGTCTGCACGCGGCATTGCCGCGGGTCGGTACCGATCTGGCCGTGCTGTGCCCCCGTCGAGGGGATGTGCGGCCGGTGGGGATCGAGGCGGTGACAACGGTGATCGAGGCCGGGCGTGAGAACGGTGACATCGTCGTGGTCGACCTCCCGCGTCGCGCGACGTCGCTGGTCGATGCGGTGGTCGAGTCGGTGGACCTCGTCGTCGTGATCACCTCGGCCACCGTGCACGGATGCGCGGCCACCCGGGAGGCGTCGGCGCGCATGGCCGCGCACACCGAGAGGGTCGGGTGCGTGGTCCGCGGGCCCGCACCGGGCGGTCTCTCGGCACAGCACATCGCCGACGCCGCCGGACTCCCGTTGATCGCCGGGATGCGGTCGGAGCGCGGACTGGTCGCCGCTCTCGAATCGGGAGCGCTGTCTCCACGACCGCGATCCGCGCTCTCGCGCACCGCCGATCGCGTTCTCGATCGACTCACCGACGCCGCCGGATATGTCGCATGA
- a CDS encoding TadE family type IV pilus minor pilin translates to MVSVEAAFAIAAIVSVLILGIGAVLGVSAHVRCVDAARETARVAAQGDSARAMTVGRSAAPSGAEISIRSDADRVVVTVHAELVLIPGVDLGATAVAAMEPVAPGQS, encoded by the coding sequence ATGGTGTCTGTGGAGGCGGCGTTCGCCATCGCGGCGATCGTCTCGGTCCTGATCCTGGGAATCGGCGCGGTGCTGGGTGTGAGTGCGCATGTCCGCTGCGTCGACGCGGCGCGCGAGACGGCGCGTGTCGCCGCGCAGGGTGATTCGGCCCGCGCGATGACCGTGGGCCGTTCGGCCGCACCGAGTGGCGCGGAGATCAGCATCCGATCTGACGCCGACCGCGTGGTCGTGACCGTGCACGCCGAACTCGTGCTCATCCCGGGCGTCGACCTCGGTGCCACGGCTGTGGCGGCGATGGAGCCGGTGGCACCGGGGCAGTCGTGA
- a CDS encoding DUF4244 domain-containing protein, which yields MNRMIQDLQTRAMLAATDDEGMSTAEYAIGTIAAAAFGAILYTVVTGDNIVSALTGIITKALDTAVG from the coding sequence ATGAACAGAATGATTCAGGATCTACAGACACGGGCGATGCTCGCAGCCACCGACGACGAGGGCATGTCCACGGCCGAATACGCGATCGGGACGATCGCCGCGGCAGCGTTCGGGGCCATCCTCTACACGGTGGTAACCGGCGACAACATCGTCTCCGCACTGACGGGCATCATCACCAAGGCCCTCGACACCGCGGTGGGATGA
- a CDS encoding glycosyltransferase: MAVIVPMYNEGRLILQTLRAIENLRLTPVHRDVLGGFRVILVDNNSTDDTAAIVSQFIAAGTEVPFEMITELEKGTGSAADAGARRAIELGATYIARTDADTLPDPDWLASIIAPLLAGKRLVGGRVRARSGAGMQSTMFNAVGRLWRVGHLVEWIRTRDHEPDKRRSFAVVGNNLAIDAEMYEESGGFPRTSIEEADEDQVLQQRVRAITGAEGIALAPNAIVYTSLRRLDEYGTQGFVSWYASSDRAATEQNTDIR; encoded by the coding sequence ATGGCAGTCATCGTACCGATGTACAACGAGGGGCGTCTCATTCTCCAGACTCTTCGTGCCATCGAGAATCTACGACTCACGCCGGTCCATCGCGACGTGCTCGGCGGATTCCGTGTCATCCTCGTCGACAACAACAGCACCGACGACACCGCAGCGATCGTGAGCCAGTTCATAGCGGCCGGCACCGAGGTCCCGTTCGAGATGATCACCGAACTCGAGAAGGGCACCGGATCCGCCGCCGACGCCGGCGCGCGTCGGGCCATCGAGCTCGGCGCGACCTACATCGCCCGCACCGACGCCGACACCCTTCCGGACCCGGACTGGCTCGCCTCGATCATCGCGCCGCTGCTCGCGGGCAAGCGCCTCGTGGGTGGTCGGGTCCGTGCGCGCAGCGGTGCCGGGATGCAGTCGACGATGTTCAACGCCGTCGGACGACTGTGGCGCGTCGGGCATCTCGTCGAGTGGATCCGCACCAGAGACCACGAACCGGACAAACGGCGCAGCTTCGCCGTGGTCGGCAACAACCTCGCGATCGACGCCGAGATGTACGAGGAATCCGGCGGGTTCCCGCGTACGTCGATCGAGGAGGCCGACGAGGACCAGGTGCTGCAGCAGCGCGTGCGAGCGATCACCGGCGCCGAAGGAATCGCGTTGGCGCCCAACGCGATCGTCTACACATCGCTGCGACGCCTCGACGAGTACGGCACGCAGGGCTTCGTGTCCTGGTACGCATCATCTGACCGCGCCGCCACGGAGCAGAACACCGACATTCGCTGA
- a CDS encoding HAD family hydrolase, translating to MTSPPGSPAGARSAQRSETPVAAFFDLDKTIIAKSSTLAFSRPFFDEGLINRRSVLKSSYAQFLFLLTAADADQVERLRKHVTQMCAGWDVDQVRTIVAETLHDIVDPLVFAEAAELIAGHRARGHDVVIVSASGSEIVEPIGEMLGVDTSVASRMQVVDGKYSGEVEFYCYGEGKRTAIREIAAERGYDLDLCFAYSDSITDLPMLEVVGHPTAVNPDRALRKAASAAGWPVLSFNRPVSLRERIPGAPSRTTVTGAAAVGVGAAVAGGITYAFVHRTRGR from the coding sequence ATGACCTCGCCGCCGGGTTCACCCGCGGGTGCCCGGAGTGCTCAGAGAAGCGAAACTCCCGTGGCCGCATTCTTCGATCTCGATAAAACGATTATCGCGAAGTCGAGCACCTTGGCATTCTCCCGACCCTTTTTCGACGAGGGGCTGATCAACCGACGTTCGGTGCTCAAATCGAGTTACGCCCAATTCCTCTTCCTGCTGACCGCTGCCGATGCGGACCAGGTCGAACGACTCCGCAAGCACGTCACCCAGATGTGCGCGGGATGGGACGTCGACCAGGTCCGCACGATCGTGGCCGAGACGCTCCACGACATCGTCGACCCGCTGGTCTTCGCCGAGGCGGCCGAGCTCATCGCCGGGCATCGTGCGCGCGGGCACGACGTGGTGATCGTGTCGGCCTCGGGCAGCGAGATCGTCGAGCCCATCGGCGAGATGCTCGGCGTCGACACCTCGGTGGCGAGCCGGATGCAGGTGGTCGACGGCAAGTACTCCGGCGAGGTCGAGTTCTACTGCTACGGCGAGGGCAAGCGGACCGCCATTCGCGAGATCGCCGCCGAGCGCGGCTACGACCTCGATCTGTGCTTCGCCTACTCGGATTCGATCACCGATCTGCCGATGCTCGAGGTGGTCGGACATCCGACCGCGGTCAATCCCGACCGCGCGCTGCGCAAGGCCGCGTCCGCGGCCGGCTGGCCCGTCCTGTCGTTCAACCGCCCCGTCTCGCTGCGGGAACGGATCCCGGGCGCACCGTCGCGCACCACCGTGACCGGGGCCGCCGCCGTCGGAGTCGGCGCAGCGGTGGCCGGCGGCATCACCTACGCGTTCGTGCACCGCACCCGTGGGCGCTGA
- a CDS encoding type II secretion system F family protein codes for MSGVWVVAGLCALVGLWIIPGPGWRLYRIAPPPRTVREARWLGVTRDRDDPFANAAGYDLFAVCLRSGMPVAAAAEIVSHSAPDAMARTLRRASELLGLGADPAHAWEVPADAPASSVSLSAMARRSARAGSSPVRGLRELAETERAAAQDNAAAAAERAGVAISGPLGLCFLPAFVCLGIVPVVVGLAGKVLDGGLL; via the coding sequence GTGAGCGGCGTGTGGGTGGTGGCCGGTCTCTGCGCGCTGGTCGGGCTGTGGATCATCCCGGGTCCCGGGTGGCGGCTGTACCGGATTGCGCCGCCGCCGAGAACCGTCCGGGAGGCGCGCTGGCTAGGGGTCACCAGGGACCGGGACGATCCGTTCGCCAACGCGGCCGGCTACGACCTGTTCGCGGTGTGCCTGCGCTCGGGGATGCCGGTGGCCGCGGCGGCCGAGATCGTGTCGCACTCGGCGCCGGACGCCATGGCGCGGACGCTGCGTCGGGCGTCAGAGCTGCTGGGGCTGGGTGCCGACCCGGCGCACGCCTGGGAGGTGCCTGCGGACGCGCCGGCGTCGTCGGTGTCGTTGAGCGCCATGGCCCGCCGCTCCGCGCGCGCGGGCTCGTCGCCGGTGCGGGGTCTGCGCGAACTGGCCGAGACCGAACGCGCAGCGGCGCAGGACAACGCCGCCGCCGCGGCCGAGCGCGCGGGCGTCGCGATCTCCGGACCGCTCGGCCTGTGTTTCCTGCCCGCGTTCGTCTGCCTGGGCATCGTCCCGGTGGTCGTCGGACTGGCGGGCAAGGTCCTCGACGGCGGACTGCTGTGA
- a CDS encoding type II secretion system F family protein: MSPLLAGVAAMLLLWPQTRPTSRLRTMAGRVGGRRGLPGAPVLVAAAACAAVLVVVGPAATIAAGIAAMTAHHRMTLQRRTDELDAGLGLLLDAVAVMIAELSVGAHPARACRQAADDVSRGGVGEAGAVAGVLTQMAGRAELGGDVAEGIEGAGLSHQSSWDRVAVAWRTAERHGLPMADLLGAVRDDLVARRRFAERTRAALAGARATAAVLALLPLLGIGLGQAMGARPLAILSGGGIGGALLVVGVSLVATGLWWTERITAKVMRP; encoded by the coding sequence ATGAGCCCCCTGCTGGCCGGCGTGGCCGCGATGCTGCTCCTGTGGCCGCAGACCCGTCCGACGTCGCGTCTGCGGACAATGGCTGGTCGGGTCGGAGGGCGCCGCGGTCTGCCGGGTGCGCCGGTGCTCGTCGCCGCGGCGGCATGTGCCGCCGTCCTCGTGGTGGTCGGGCCCGCGGCGACCATCGCCGCCGGCATCGCGGCGATGACCGCCCATCACCGGATGACCCTGCAGCGCAGGACCGACGAACTCGACGCCGGACTGGGTCTCCTGCTGGACGCGGTCGCGGTGATGATCGCGGAGTTGTCGGTGGGCGCGCATCCGGCCCGCGCCTGCCGGCAGGCGGCCGACGACGTCTCCCGGGGTGGGGTCGGTGAGGCCGGTGCGGTCGCCGGGGTGCTGACCCAGATGGCCGGCCGAGCCGAGCTGGGCGGCGATGTCGCCGAGGGCATCGAGGGCGCCGGTCTGTCCCATCAGTCGTCCTGGGACCGGGTGGCCGTCGCCTGGCGGACCGCCGAGCGCCACGGCTTGCCGATGGCCGACCTCCTCGGGGCGGTGCGGGATGACCTCGTGGCCCGGCGTCGGTTCGCCGAGCGCACACGGGCGGCCCTCGCGGGTGCCCGCGCCACTGCGGCCGTCCTCGCGCTGTTGCCGCTGCTCGGGATCGGACTCGGTCAGGCGATGGGCGCGCGTCCGCTGGCGATCCTGTCCGGCGGGGGCATCGGGGGAGCGCTGCTGGTCGTCGGCGTCTCGCTGGTGGCCACAGGCCTGTGGTGGACCGAACGGATCACCGCGAAGGTGATGCGCCCGTGA